The following are from one region of the Streptococcus sp. 1643 genome:
- a CDS encoding putative DNA-binding protein, translated as MEIEKTNRMNALFEFYAALLTDKQMNYIELYYADDYSLAEIAEEFGVSRQAVYDNIKRTEKILEDYEMKLHMYSDYIVRSQIFDQILERYPKDDFLQEQIEILTSIDNRE; from the coding sequence ATGGAAATCGAAAAAACCAATCGTATGAACGCCCTTTTTGAATTTTATGCGGCGCTTTTGACAGACAAGCAGATGAACTATATTGAACTCTATTATGCTGATGATTATAGTCTTGCTGAGATTGCTGAAGAGTTCGGTGTCAGTCGTCAGGCTGTCTATGATAATATCAAGCGGACGGAAAAGATTCTAGAAGATTATGAGATGAAACTGCACATGTATTCGGACTACATTGTCCGCAGTCAGATTTTTGACCAGATCTTGGAGCGTTATCCCAAGGATGACTTTCTGCAGGAGCAGATAGAAATTTTAACAAGTATTGATAATAGAGAATAA
- the ffh gene encoding signal recognition particle protein, producing the protein MAFESLTERLQNVFKNLRKKGKISEADVQEATKEIRLALLEADVALPVVKDFIKKVRERAVGHEVIDTLNPAQQIIKIVDEELTAVLGSDTAEIIKSPKIPTIIMMVGLQGAGKTTFAGKLANKLKKEENARPLMIAADIYRPAAIDQLKTLGQQIDVPVFALGTEVPAVEIVRQGLEQAQANHNDYVLIDTAGRLQIDELLMNELRDVKALAQPNEILLVIDAMIGQEAANVAREFNAQLEVTGVILTKIDGDTRGGAALSVRHITGKPIKFTGTGEKITDIETFHPDRMSSRILGMGDMLTLIEKASQEYDEQKALEMAEKMRENTFDFNDFIDQLDQVQNMGPMEDLLKMIPGMANNPALQNMKVDERQIARKRAIVSSMTPEERENPDLLNPSRRRRIAAGSGNTFVEVNKFIKDFNQAKQLMQGVMSGDMNKMMKQMGINPNNLPKNMPNMGGMDMSALEGMMGQGGMPDMSGLGGAGMPDMSQMFGGGLKGKIGEFAMKQSMKRMANKMKKAKKKRK; encoded by the coding sequence ATGGCATTTGAAAGTTTAACAGAACGTTTACAGAACGTCTTTAAAAATCTACGTAAAAAAGGAAAAATATCTGAGGCTGATGTCCAGGAAGCAACCAAAGAGATTCGTTTGGCCTTGCTGGAAGCCGACGTTGCTTTGCCTGTTGTAAAGGACTTTATCAAGAAGGTTCGTGAACGTGCAGTCGGACACGAGGTCATTGATACCCTCAATCCAGCCCAACAGATTATCAAAATCGTTGATGAGGAATTGACAGCTGTTTTAGGTTCCGATACGGCAGAAATTATCAAGTCACCAAAAATTCCAACCATTATCATGATGGTCGGTTTGCAAGGGGCTGGTAAAACGACTTTTGCTGGTAAGCTGGCTAATAAACTCAAGAAGGAAGAAAATGCTCGTCCTTTGATGATTGCGGCAGATATTTATCGTCCAGCAGCCATCGATCAGCTGAAAACACTTGGACAACAAATCGATGTTCCTGTCTTTGCACTTGGAACAGAAGTGCCTGCTGTTGAAATTGTTCGCCAAGGTTTGGAGCAAGCGCAGGCCAATCACAACGACTATGTCTTGATCGATACGGCAGGGCGTTTACAAATCGATGAACTTCTTATGAATGAGCTTCGTGATGTTAAAGCACTGGCTCAACCAAACGAAATCCTCCTTGTCATTGATGCCATGATCGGTCAGGAAGCGGCTAATGTTGCCCGTGAGTTTAATGCTCAGTTGGAAGTAACTGGTGTCATCCTTACCAAGATTGATGGGGATACTCGTGGTGGTGCAGCTTTGTCTGTTCGTCACATCACTGGAAAACCTATCAAGTTCACTGGTACGGGTGAAAAGATAACAGATATCGAAACCTTCCACCCAGACCGTATGTCAAGCCGTATCCTTGGTATGGGGGATATGCTCACTTTGATTGAGAAAGCTTCTCAGGAATACGATGAGCAAAAAGCTCTTGAAATGGCTGAGAAAATGCGCGAAAACACCTTTGATTTCAATGATTTCATTGATCAATTGGATCAGGTGCAAAATATGGGGCCAATGGAAGACTTACTCAAGATGATTCCAGGTATGGCTAACAATCCTGCCCTTCAAAATATGAAGGTGGATGAGCGCCAGATTGCGCGCAAACGTGCCATTGTGTCTTCTATGACACCTGAAGAACGCGAAAACCCTGATCTGTTAAATCCAAGTCGTCGCCGTCGTATCGCTGCTGGTTCTGGAAATACCTTTGTCGAAGTCAATAAATTTATCAAGGACTTTAACCAGGCCAAACAGCTCATGCAAGGTGTCATGTCTGGGGATATGAACAAGATGATGAAGCAGATGGGAATCAACCCAAATAACCTTCCAAAAAATATGCCAAATATGGGAGGGATGGATATGTCTGCCCTTGAAGGCATGATGGGACAAGGTGGAATGCCGGATATGTCAGGTCTCGGAGGAGCAGGCATGCCAGATATGAGCCAGATGTTTGGTGGCGGACTCAAAGGTAAAATTGGTGAATTTGCCATGAAACAGTCTATGAAACGCATGGCCAACAAAATGAAAAAAGCGAAGAAAAAACGCAAATAA
- a CDS encoding HAMP domain-containing sensor histidine kinase, with translation MKHNLKYLASYLPWLLVLLAFDLFTAVLLWLSDVRMFQALILLYILATVLLFFILSFLLIRTERKKSSAYKAFIANPKTDTELELLHLSSASEKESIEKIADTLYQKQAEIGKLNSLLAEYEDYVEKWAHEIKLPLSLLSLLLDNQSDQLPEDTAFKLDYVKKQIQENVSQILFYYRVKSEKNDFLFEYLDLEECIQDLLENFDPLLKEKKFTIKVENIQGICYTDQRSFEFILSQILANSIKYSSDKPELNIYISKDKGRTSLIIRDNGCGVKACDLPHIFEKGFTGDSGETRKKSTGMGLYLVKQLADALKIEITVKSEWMQGFEISLSI, from the coding sequence ATGAAACATAATCTAAAATATCTAGCTAGTTATCTGCCTTGGTTACTTGTTCTCTTAGCATTTGATCTATTTACAGCTGTCCTGCTTTGGCTTTCAGATGTGAGAATGTTTCAAGCCCTCATCCTTCTCTATATTTTAGCAACCGTCCTGCTTTTTTTCATCCTATCATTCTTACTTATAAGAACAGAAAGAAAAAAATCATCTGCCTATAAAGCCTTCATAGCCAATCCCAAGACGGATACTGAGCTTGAATTATTGCATTTATCAAGTGCCTCAGAAAAAGAAAGCATTGAAAAAATAGCAGATACACTTTATCAAAAGCAGGCTGAAATAGGAAAACTCAACTCATTACTAGCCGAGTATGAGGACTATGTTGAAAAATGGGCGCATGAGATTAAACTCCCTCTGTCGCTTCTTTCCCTCCTTTTGGACAATCAAAGCGACCAGTTGCCTGAGGATACAGCTTTTAAGTTGGACTATGTGAAAAAGCAAATCCAAGAAAATGTATCACAGATCCTATTCTACTACAGGGTGAAAAGTGAGAAAAATGATTTTCTATTTGAATACCTTGACCTAGAAGAGTGTATCCAAGATCTTTTGGAAAACTTTGATCCCTTGCTCAAAGAAAAGAAATTTACGATTAAGGTAGAAAACATACAAGGAATCTGCTACACCGATCAACGCAGTTTTGAATTTATCCTCTCTCAAATCCTAGCCAACTCCATTAAATATAGCTCCGACAAACCCGAACTCAATATTTATATATCAAAAGACAAGGGACGTACAAGTCTGATTATTAGGGATAATGGCTGCGGAGTTAAAGCTTGTGACTTACCTCATATCTTTGAGAAAGGTTTTACAGGTGATTCAGGAGAGACAAGGAAAAAATCAACAGGCATGGGCCTATATCTGGTCAAACAATTAGCAGATGCTTTAAAAATCGAAATCACAGTAAAATCCGAATGGATGCAAGGCTTTGAAATCTCTCTTTCTATTTAG
- a CDS encoding response regulator transcription factor, with amino-acid sequence MKHILVIEDEALIRDEIVILLEKTGYQVDKLIDFKDTSQQVLQYDTDLIILDLNLPGETGFQICKNLKSKRSVPILVLTSREQLKDEIYALKLGADEYLTKPFKKERFLVRIENILKRYEGRRNLLEKDNFLLDRQTYTLYINGHSILLPQNQGKLLETLLVTNAPVITKEELSMKLWNTTEFIDENALQVNIARLKKVMKQAGIALQVKSVRGIGYKLEEVSPDET; translated from the coding sequence ATGAAGCATATTCTGGTTATTGAAGATGAAGCCTTGATTCGAGATGAAATTGTTATTTTGTTAGAGAAGACGGGTTATCAAGTTGATAAGTTGATTGACTTCAAAGATACAAGCCAGCAAGTGCTGCAATACGATACGGATCTAATCATACTCGATTTGAATTTGCCGGGAGAAACTGGTTTTCAAATTTGTAAAAATCTCAAGTCCAAACGCTCTGTGCCCATATTGGTTCTCACCTCCCGTGAACAACTAAAAGATGAGATTTACGCCCTGAAATTAGGGGCAGATGAGTATCTAACAAAGCCTTTCAAGAAAGAAAGATTTTTGGTACGTATAGAAAATATCTTGAAACGCTATGAAGGCAGACGAAATCTACTTGAAAAAGATAATTTTCTGCTGGATAGACAGACCTATACCCTTTATATCAATGGACACTCGATTTTACTCCCCCAAAATCAAGGGAAATTGTTAGAAACCTTATTGGTTACTAATGCTCCTGTCATCACAAAAGAAGAACTAAGTATGAAACTGTGGAATACAACTGAGTTCATCGATGAAAATGCCCTACAAGTAAACATTGCAAGGCTAAAAAAGGTGATGAAACAGGCTGGCATTGCCCTTCAAGTCAAGTCCGTCAGAGGTATTGGTTACAAGCTTGAAGAGGTAAGTCCAGATGAAACATAA
- a CDS encoding FtsX-like permease family protein gives MFSKLVSRNSKRDRKNNGLYFSSMVLSIISFYIILSLSHQDVMTFLKQIESDAVNKLFSMIPILYVATLFILFFLVYFASSMQMERRKHEFGVYLTLGMRRSKLFLLLLLEDLRNSVLALGIGLPISILISELISLITAKIVGLGIIEHQFSLSTTALLYTVIGFLAVKLAVFVLLSAKTANMEIGNLLTYSPSGIKKVLPKGVYLLASVLGILLLGTAYYMGMSGRAWENVITMGITVLLGTLGTILLFFGMRLFIDFLVKLGNNRKLHAYNFRQIQELVIQRSTILAICSLLIFSALCLFGAGVAISSGNSGNQTHVLDYTFRDSKQETDENLDIDKVKKELETAGLASQFSKILQIKVGKPKEHESVSFEQFIKILKEQKGSKNKEILLQRFKQSTTSHLIPVSEYNELRKAANLPPLELTSKEAYLYIGKDFLPDESLVNSVLKTNPQIKVMENDVKLIGEVESLPIVTDREITLSVALIVPDEVFMNYTDGRYSNYVSGILAPELVKEKGLMRAISDTNEKLNQTSLGYESYIQNMGRQLFYIISASYITIYLAIIFLVVTNTIIGVQFLMGQRQSYRRYQTLIHLGANYETLCRSSEKQINWYFGLPIALALISSSFGVNSLLTGIVPASAKMAMGQKFITAMLIVLLLAGFEVIYIRIVKKNSNKYLLSLMEPKRDE, from the coding sequence ATGTTTTCTAAATTAGTCTCAAGAAATAGCAAGAGAGACCGAAAAAATAATGGCTTGTACTTCAGTTCCATGGTTCTTTCTATTATCTCCTTTTACATCATCCTTTCTTTGTCCCATCAAGATGTGATGACCTTTCTAAAACAAATAGAAAGTGACGCTGTAAATAAACTCTTTAGCATGATTCCTATTCTTTATGTAGCAACGCTCTTTATTCTCTTTTTTCTAGTCTACTTCGCAAGCAGTATGCAGATGGAAAGGAGAAAACATGAATTTGGTGTCTATCTCACACTGGGAATGCGAAGAAGCAAACTGTTCTTGCTACTCCTGCTCGAGGATTTGAGAAACAGTGTCCTTGCCCTTGGAATAGGCCTTCCAATTTCTATCTTGATCTCAGAACTAATCAGCCTAATAACCGCTAAAATTGTAGGACTAGGGATTATTGAACATCAATTTTCTCTATCTACCACAGCTCTACTCTATACAGTCATCGGCTTCCTAGCCGTAAAATTAGCTGTTTTTGTCCTTTTAAGTGCAAAGACGGCCAATATGGAAATCGGAAACCTGCTTACCTATTCTCCTTCTGGGATTAAGAAAGTACTACCCAAGGGGGTATACCTTCTTGCTTCTGTCCTCGGGATTTTGCTTCTAGGAACAGCCTATTACATGGGGATGAGTGGACGAGCTTGGGAAAATGTCATAACAATGGGCATCACCGTTCTCTTAGGAACTCTGGGAACTATCCTACTCTTCTTTGGTATGCGTTTATTTATAGACTTTTTGGTCAAGCTTGGAAACAATCGAAAACTTCATGCCTATAATTTTAGACAGATTCAGGAATTAGTTATCCAGCGCTCAACTATACTGGCCATCTGCTCCCTCTTAATCTTCTCTGCCTTGTGCCTCTTTGGAGCAGGTGTTGCTATTTCAAGTGGCAATTCAGGCAATCAAACCCACGTATTGGATTATACATTTAGAGATAGCAAGCAGGAAACAGACGAAAATCTTGATATAGACAAAGTTAAAAAAGAGCTTGAAACTGCAGGATTAGCATCACAGTTTTCAAAGATTCTGCAAATCAAAGTCGGCAAACCGAAAGAACACGAGTCCGTGTCCTTTGAACAGTTCATCAAGATTTTGAAAGAGCAAAAAGGCAGCAAGAACAAGGAAATTTTGCTCCAAAGATTTAAACAGTCTACTACTTCCCACCTCATACCAGTTTCCGAATACAATGAACTTAGAAAGGCTGCCAATCTCCCTCCTCTAGAATTAACTAGCAAGGAAGCCTACTTGTATATAGGGAAAGATTTTCTCCCAGATGAAAGTCTCGTCAACTCTGTTCTAAAGACGAATCCTCAAATCAAAGTCATGGAAAATGATGTAAAATTGATTGGAGAGGTGGAGTCTTTACCGATTGTAACGGATCGTGAAATCACCCTCTCTGTTGCCCTCATAGTCCCAGATGAAGTCTTTATGAACTATACAGACGGTCGCTACTCGAACTATGTCAGCGGTATCTTAGCTCCTGAGCTAGTCAAGGAAAAAGGCCTGATGAGAGCTATCTCAGATACCAATGAAAAGCTAAATCAAACCTCTCTTGGCTATGAAAGCTATATACAAAATATGGGAAGACAATTATTTTACATTATCTCTGCCAGCTATATCACTATCTATCTGGCTATCATCTTCCTTGTTGTCACAAATACAATCATTGGCGTTCAGTTTTTGATGGGACAAAGACAATCCTATAGACGATACCAGACCTTAATCCATCTTGGTGCCAACTATGAAACTCTTTGTAGATCTTCAGAAAAGCAAATCAATTGGTATTTTGGTCTGCCAATAGCCCTTGCACTTATCAGTAGTAGCTTCGGAGTGAACTCCCTCCTCACAGGAATAGTACCAGCCAGTGCAAAAATGGCCATGGGGCAAAAATTTATCACAGCCATGCTGATCGTACTGCTTTTAGCTGGCTTTGAAGTCATCTATATCAGAATTGTAAAGAAAAATAGCAACAAGTACTTATTATCCTTAATGGAACCCAAAAGAGATGAATAA
- a CDS encoding ABC transporter ATP-binding protein produces the protein METILRVESLKKHYGKDPNITKALNGISFQVVKGEFLGIMGSSGSGKTTLLNCLATIIKPTDGSIQMQEKDLGQLKGSQLADYRGREIGYLFQNFELLDNLTAKENILLPLSLHKVDANESKVRLELLSQYLDISELLDKFPSQLSGGQRQRVAAARALILEPKIVFADEPTGALDSKNATILMQKLSEMNQVEETTILMVTHDSVAASFCNRILFIQDGKLFHEIRRDYPRESQEDFYHRILKVMAALAGGDGNVF, from the coding sequence ATGGAAACAATTTTACGAGTAGAATCATTAAAAAAGCATTATGGAAAAGATCCGAATATCACCAAAGCCTTGAACGGTATATCTTTTCAAGTTGTCAAAGGTGAATTCTTAGGGATTATGGGGAGCAGTGGTTCTGGGAAAACAACCCTTCTTAACTGTCTCGCTACCATTATCAAACCAACTGACGGCTCCATTCAAATGCAAGAAAAGGATTTAGGTCAGTTAAAAGGTAGTCAGTTAGCTGATTATCGTGGCAGGGAAATTGGCTATCTCTTCCAGAATTTTGAGCTTTTGGATAATCTGACAGCCAAAGAAAATATTTTACTCCCCTTGTCTTTGCACAAGGTCGATGCCAACGAAAGCAAGGTTCGGTTAGAATTGCTTTCCCAATATCTGGATATTTCTGAACTTCTGGATAAGTTCCCATCTCAATTATCAGGTGGTCAACGGCAAAGGGTAGCTGCTGCTCGTGCCTTGATTTTGGAACCTAAGATTGTATTTGCGGATGAGCCCACTGGGGCTTTGGATTCAAAAAATGCGACCATTTTGATGCAAAAATTATCCGAAATGAATCAAGTGGAAGAAACCACCATTCTCATGGTGACCCACGATTCCGTCGCAGCCAGCTTTTGCAACCGCATCTTGTTTATCCAAGACGGAAAACTATTCCATGAAATCCGTCGCGATTATCCAAGAGAAAGTCAAGAAGACTTCTACCACAGAATACTAAAGGTCATGGCAGCCCTAGCTGGAGGTGATGGCAATGTTTTCTAA
- the guaA gene encoding glutamine-hydrolyzing GMP synthase yields the protein MSNTSTDLQDVEKIIVLDYGSQYNQLISRRIREIGVFSELKSHKISAAEVRAINPVGIILSGGPNSVYEDGSFDIDPEIFELGIPILGICYGMQLLTHKLGGKVVPAGDAGNREYGQSPLTHTTSALFEGTPEEQIVLMSHGDAVTEIPADFVRTGTSADCPYAAIENPDKHIYGIQFHPEVRHSVYGNDILRNFALNICQAKGDWSMDNFIDMQIKKIRETVGDKRVLLGLSGGVDSSVVGVLLQKAIGDQLICIFVDHGLLRKGEADQVMDMLGGKFGLNIVKADAAKRFLDKLAGVSDPEQKRKIIGNEFVYVFDDEASKLKDVKFLAQGTLYTDVIESGTDTAQTIKSHHNVGGLPEDMQFELIEPLNTLYKDEVRSLGTELGMPDHIVWRQPFPGPGLAIRVMGEITEEKLETVRESDAILREEIAKAGLDRDIWQYFTVNTGVRSVGVMGDGRTYDYTIAIRAITSIDGMTADFAKIPWEVLQKISVRIVNEVDHVNRIVYDITSKPPATVEWE from the coding sequence ATGAGCAACACTTCAACTGATTTGCAAGATGTCGAAAAAATTATCGTGCTGGACTATGGTAGCCAATACAACCAGCTGATTTCACGCCGTATTCGTGAAATTGGTGTTTTTTCAGAGCTAAAAAGTCACAAAATCTCAGCTGCAGAGGTTCGTGCGATTAACCCTGTAGGGATCATCCTCTCTGGTGGACCAAACTCTGTATACGAAGATGGTTCATTTGATATTGACCCAGAAATTTTTGAACTTGGCATTCCAATTTTAGGAATATGCTATGGTATGCAACTTTTAACTCATAAACTTGGAGGAAAAGTTGTCCCTGCAGGTGATGCTGGTAACCGAGAGTATGGCCAATCACCACTTACCCATACCACTTCTGCCCTCTTTGAAGGGACTCCTGAAGAACAGATTGTTTTGATGAGCCATGGCGATGCTGTTACAGAGATTCCAGCTGATTTTGTTCGTACTGGAACTTCTGCTGACTGTCCTTATGCAGCTATTGAAAACCCTGACAAGCACATCTATGGTATCCAATTCCACCCAGAAGTTCGCCATTCTGTATACGGGAATGATATCCTTCGCAACTTTGCCCTTAACATCTGTCAGGCTAAAGGCGACTGGTCAATGGACAACTTCATCGATATGCAGATCAAAAAAATCCGTGAAACTGTAGGTGACAAGCGTGTTCTTCTCGGCCTATCAGGTGGTGTTGACTCTTCTGTTGTTGGCGTTCTTCTCCAGAAAGCAATCGGCGATCAATTGATCTGTATCTTTGTAGACCACGGTCTTCTCCGTAAGGGAGAGGCTGACCAAGTTATGGACATGCTTGGTGGTAAGTTTGGTTTGAATATCGTTAAAGCAGACGCTGCTAAACGATTCCTTGATAAACTTGCAGGTGTTTCTGATCCTGAACAAAAACGGAAGATTATCGGTAACGAGTTTGTTTATGTCTTCGATGACGAAGCAAGTAAGCTAAAAGATGTAAAATTCCTTGCTCAAGGAACACTATACACTGACGTGATTGAGTCTGGTACAGATACTGCTCAAACCATCAAATCACACCACAATGTTGGTGGACTTCCAGAAGACATGCAGTTCGAGTTGATTGAACCATTGAACACTCTTTATAAAGACGAAGTCCGTTCTCTCGGTACAGAGCTTGGTATGCCAGACCACATTGTATGGCGCCAACCATTCCCAGGACCAGGACTTGCTATCCGTGTCATGGGTGAAATCACTGAAGAAAAACTAGAAACTGTTCGTGAGTCTGATGCTATCCTTCGCGAAGAAATCGCTAAAGCTGGTCTTGACCGCGATATCTGGCAATACTTTACTGTCAACACAGGCGTTCGTTCAGTCGGTGTTATGGGTGACGGTCGTACTTATGACTACACCATCGCCATTCGTGCGATCACTTCTATCGATGGTATGACAGCTGACTTTGCCAAGATTCCTTGGGAAGTTCTTCAAAAAATCTCTGTACGTATCGTAAACGAAGTGGACCACGTTAACCGTATCGTCTACGACATTACAAGTAAACCACCTGCAACCGTGGAGTGGGAATAG
- a CDS encoding GntR family transcriptional regulator, whose protein sequence is MLPAYMKIHDQIKKDIDEHHWKIGERLPSERDLAEQFQVSRMTLRQAISLLVEEGVLERRVGSGTFVSSTRVQEKMRGTTSFTEIVKSQGKVPSSQLISYRRTIPNEQEVAKLGITPTENIIRMERVRYADQVPLVYEVASIPEKFIKDFKKEEITSHFFQTLQQHGYRIGKSQQTIYARLAKEKIAHYLEVEKGHAILALTQVSYLEDGTAFEYVKSQYVGERFEFYLENN, encoded by the coding sequence ATGTTACCAGCTTATATGAAAATCCACGATCAGATCAAAAAGGATATAGATGAGCATCATTGGAAAATCGGAGAGAGGCTTCCAAGTGAGCGAGATTTAGCGGAACAGTTTCAAGTTAGCCGGATGACATTACGCCAAGCTATCTCTCTCTTGGTTGAGGAAGGAGTTTTGGAGCGTCGAGTAGGAAGTGGGACTTTTGTCTCTAGCACTCGTGTCCAAGAAAAAATGCGGGGAACGACAAGTTTTACGGAGATTGTCAAATCTCAGGGGAAAGTACCTTCCAGCCAACTCATTTCTTATAGAAGAACCATTCCAAATGAGCAAGAGGTCGCTAAGCTAGGGATTACTCCGACAGAGAATATTATCCGTATGGAACGGGTGCGTTACGCTGACCAAGTTCCGCTAGTCTATGAAGTCGCATCCATTCCTGAGAAATTTATCAAGGATTTTAAAAAAGAAGAAATCACCAGTCATTTCTTCCAAACCTTGCAGCAACATGGCTACCGGATTGGCAAATCCCAACAGACCATTTATGCGAGATTGGCTAAGGAAAAGATTGCTCACTATCTAGAAGTCGAAAAGGGGCATGCCATTTTAGCCTTGACTCAGGTCTCTTATCTTGAAGATGGGACAGCTTTTGAGTATGTAAAGAGTCAATACGTGGGCGAACGCTTTGAATTTTATCTTGAAAATAACTAG
- a CDS encoding U32 family peptidase has product MTKTLKRPEVLSPAGTLEKLKVAVQYGADAVFIGGQAYGLRSRAGNFTFEQMEEGVQFAAKYGAKVYVAANMVMHEGNEAGAGEWFRKLRDIGIAAVIVSDPALIMIAATEAPGLEIHLSTQASATNYETLEFWKELGLTRVVLAREVSMEELAEIRKRTDVEIEAFVHGAMCISYSGRCTLSNHMSMRDANRGGCSQSCRWKYDLYDMPFGQERKSLKGEIPEEFSMSAVDMSMIDHIPDMIENGVDSLKIEGRMKSIHYVSTVTNCYKAAVDAYLESPEKFEAIKQDLVDEMWKVAQRELATGFYYGTPSENEQLFGARRKIPEYKFVAEVVAYDDATQTATIRQRNVINEGDQVEFYGPGFRHFDTYIEDLHDAKGNKIDRAPNPMELLTIKVPQPVQAGDMVRALKEGLINLYKEDGTSVTVRA; this is encoded by the coding sequence ATGACAAAAACATTAAAACGTCCTGAGGTTTTATCACCTGCAGGGACTTTAGAGAAGCTGAAAGTAGCTGTTCAATATGGTGCGGACGCAGTCTTCATCGGCGGACAGGCCTATGGTCTTCGTAGCCGTGCAGGAAACTTCACCTTTGAACAGATGGAAGAAGGAGTCCAGTTTGCTGCTAAGTACGGTGCCAAGGTCTATGTGGCTGCTAACATGGTTATGCACGAAGGAAACGAAGCTGGTGCTGGAGAATGGTTCCGTAAGTTGCGTGACATTGGGATTGCCGCAGTTATCGTGTCAGATCCAGCCTTGATTATGATTGCAGCAACTGAAGCACCAGGTCTTGAAATCCACCTTTCAACCCAAGCAAGTGCGACCAACTATGAAACTCTTGAGTTCTGGAAAGAACTTGGTCTAACTCGTGTGGTTTTGGCTCGTGAAGTTTCAATGGAAGAATTGGCAGAGATTCGCAAACGTACAGATGTCGAGATTGAAGCATTTGTCCATGGGGCCATGTGTATTTCTTACTCAGGTCGTTGTACGCTTTCAAACCACATGAGTATGCGTGATGCTAACCGTGGTGGTTGTTCTCAATCTTGCCGTTGGAAATACGACCTCTACGACATGCCATTCGGCCAAGAACGTAAGAGCCTTAAAGGTGAAATCCCAGAAGAATTTTCGATGTCTGCCGTAGATATGTCTATGATTGACCATATCCCAGATATGATTGAAAATGGTGTAGACAGTCTTAAGATCGAAGGTCGTATGAAGTCTATTCACTATGTTTCAACAGTAACAAACTGCTACAAGGCGGCTGTGGATGCTTATCTCGAAAGTCCTGAAAAGTTTGAGGCCATCAAACAGGACTTGGTGGACGAGATGTGGAAGGTTGCCCAGCGTGAATTGGCAACTGGATTCTACTATGGTACACCGTCTGAGAATGAGCAGTTATTTGGCGCACGTCGTAAAATTCCTGAATACAAGTTTGTCGCTGAAGTGGTTGCTTATGATGATGCGACTCAAACGGCAACCATTCGTCAACGAAATGTCATCAACGAAGGCGATCAAGTTGAGTTTTATGGACCAGGTTTCCGTCATTTTGATACTTATATCGAAGATCTTCATGATGCCAAGGGCAATAAAATCGACCGTGCTCCAAATCCAATGGAACTCTTGACAATCAAGGTCCCACAACCTGTACAAGCAGGTGACATGGTTCGTGCTCTGAAAGAAGGGCTCATCAACCTCTATAAGGAAGACGGGACAAGTGTTACAGTTCGTGCCTAG
- a CDS encoding CHY zinc finger protein yields MIQAQGLLVDDESRCVHYHSEKDIVSLQCYECKKYYACYQCHNAMETHLFSPYPLVLSEDRPILCGVCKRTMTFQDYQKQMACPYCSAPFNPGCKQHYSYYFK; encoded by the coding sequence ATGATTCAAGCTCAAGGTTTATTGGTAGATGATGAAAGCAGGTGTGTTCATTATCATAGTGAAAAGGATATTGTTTCACTCCAGTGTTATGAATGCAAGAAATACTATGCATGCTATCAGTGCCACAATGCTATGGAAACGCATTTGTTTTCGCCCTATCCCTTGGTGCTTTCTGAGGATCGACCGATCTTATGTGGGGTTTGTAAGAGGACAATGACTTTCCAAGATTACCAAAAACAGATGGCTTGTCCTTACTGCAGTGCACCATTTAATCCAGGTTGTAAACAACACTATTCCTACTATTTTAAATAA
- a CDS encoding F0F1 ATP synthase subunit C, with protein MNLTFFGLCLACMGVSLAEGMLMNGLFKSAARQPDIIPQLRSLMIMGIAFIEGTFLVTLVFSFVIK; from the coding sequence ATGAATTTAACATTTTTCGGTCTTTGTCTTGCCTGTATGGGTGTATCCCTTGCAGAAGGTATGTTGATGAACGGTTTGTTCAAATCAGCAGCTCGCCAACCAGACATCATCCCACAATTACGTAGCTTAATGATCATGGGGATTGCCTTTATTGAAGGAACGTTCTTGGTTACCCTCGTCTTTTCATTCGTCATCAAATAG